Proteins encoded within one genomic window of Cryptococcus tetragattii IND107 chromosome 12, whole genome shotgun sequence:
- a CDS encoding serine/threonine-protein kinase SSN3 yields MASIPGGGTIMDPMHLYRARRDKERRGVLKTYKILGFISSGTYGRVYKAVLLPPPKAASAKSALPSSTRAALSLPKDKLPSPSFTEDNDPLNNPEMCMRPGDRPAKTGDVFAIKKFKPDKEGDVLTYAGISQSGAREIMLNRELHHRNLVSLREVILEDKSIYMVFEYAEHDFLQIIHYHSQTARASIPPSTLRRLLHQLLCGVHFLHSNFVLHRDLKPANILVTSQGVVKIGDLGLARLWHKPLAQQGLYGGDKVVVTIWYRAPELILGAKHYTAAVDIWAVGCIYAELLSLRPIFKGDEAKMDGKKSLPFQRDQMGKICEVLGPVKPEQWPGIIHMPEYRTYQATGPYPHSNPLAPWYHARSSSSEGYDILIKMFEWDPARRITAKNALRHPWFQEEGGVDTKSVFEGSSITYPTRRVTHEDNGDAKMGSLPQSMAGGRLPSSSNFRPASGNIAQPAVRKKARIQG; encoded by the exons ATGGCATCAATTCCAGGGGGGGGGACCATAATGGACCCAATGCACCTTTATCGTGCAAGAAGGGAtaaggagagaagagg CGTCTTGAAGACATATAAGATTCTGGGTTTCATATCCTCCG GAACTTATGGCAGAGTTTACAAAGCTGTGCTTCTCCCACCACCTAAAGCAGCCTCTGCCAAAAGCGCCTTGCCCAGCTCGACTCGAGCAGCTTTATCATTACCTAAGGACAAATTACCGTCGCCCAGCTTCACCGAAGATAACGATCCTCTCAATAATCCTGAAATGTGTATGCGCCCGGGCGATCGTCCCGCCAAAACGGGTGACGTTTTCGCGATAAAGAAATTCAAGCCTGATAAGGAAGGCGATGTGTTGACTTACGCCGGTATTAGTCAAAGTGGAGCAAGGGAAATCATG CTGAATCGTGAACTCCATCATCGCAATCTAGTATCTTTGCGTGAGGTCATATTAGAAGACAAGTCTATTTATATGGTTTTTGAATATGCGGAACATGATTTTCTA CAAATCATCCATTACCATTCTCAAACTGCTCGAGCTTCTATTCCACCTTCCACACTTCgccgccttcttcaccagctTCTCTGCGGAGTGCACTTTCTTCACTCGAACTTCGTGCTCCACCGTGATCTGAAGCCGGCTAATATTTTGGTTACTAGTCAAGGCGTTGTTAAGATTGGTGACCTTGGGTTAGCACGACTGTGGCATAAACCATTAGCGCAACAGGGCCTCTATGGTGGTGATAAGGTCGTGGTGACCATCTGGTACAGAGCGCCGGAGTTAATATTGGGGGCCAAACACTACACTGCCGCTGTCG ATATATGGGCGGTAGGCTGTATCTACGCCGAGCTGCTCTCTCTTCGCCCTATCTTCAAAGGCGATGAGGCTAAAATGGACGGCAAGAAGTCTTTGCCATTCCAGCGCGACCAGATGGGCAAAATCTGTGAAGTCCTTGGTCCTGTCAAGC CCGAACAATGGCCAGGTATAATTCACATGCCTGAATACCGTACGTACCAAGCCACCGGTCCTTATCCCCACTCCAACCCTCTTGCACCATGGTATCATGCCCGCTCAAGTTCGTCTGAGGGGTATGATATTCTCATCAAGATGTTTGAGTGGGACCCAGCTCGTAGGATAACGGCGAAGAATGCGTTGAGGCATCCTTGGTtccaggaagaaggaggagtcGATACAAA GAGTGTGTTTGAAGGCAGCTCGATCACATATCCCACAAGAAGAGTGACGCATGAGGATAATGGTGATGCTAAGATGGGATC TTTACCTCAATCCATGGCCGGAGGCAGGCTGCCATCAAGTAGCAACTTCAGGCCTGCTAGTGGTAATATCGCACAACCGGCAGTtaggaagaaggcaaggattCAAGGCTGA
- a CDS encoding phospholipase B, which translates to MSVIATTFALSIFAATALAIPPETPPIELQAERGLGDKSYAPWQVDCPTNVTWIRNATTGLGSGERAYIEAREKLVQPAIEHMMAARGLKTPPRTPVIGVALAGGGYRAMLTGLGGIMSMMNESTEASESETGGWLEGVSYWSGLSGGSWATGTFMSNGGQLPTSLLENLWNIDSNLIFPDDDKVSFYTELYTETNAKSDLGFPTQITDLWGLAIGSHVLPEQYQLSNNPNLTFSSLPSVVAALGNASLPMPIIIAAEREAGELIIAENATVWEFTPYEFGSWAFGSQYKSPGAFTPIEYLGTSVNDGSPNGTCWKGFDQLSFVMGTSATLFNGAFLELNGTDSGLLTSLITAFLAELGEDQVDISRIPNTFSNYNSGENPIYNLTYITLVDAGETNQNVPLEPLLVPARAVDAIVAFDASYDTDYIWPNGTALRTTYERARVLAEHENTRVLMPEVPSMNGFVNGGYNSRPTFFGCNDTTTPLIIYVPSYPWSFAANTSTYQLSYETDEANQILLNGMRSLTLNHSVPTWPTCFACALTDRSFMYTSENRSTICQECFDTWCWAGDDNTTKPAEYEPVINSVPPWLIANNLSLGVADAPASNGSIPGTASSGAAKIGVSVGMVALAAGLGLMF; encoded by the exons ATGTCAGTCATCGCGACCACTTTTGCACTCTCAATTTTCGCCGCCACTGCCCTCGCAATTCCTCCCGAGACTCCGCCAATTGAGCTTCAGGCGGAGAGAGGTTTGGGTGACAAGTCCTATGCTCCTTGGCAAGTTGATTGCCCCACCAATGTTACGTGGATTAGAAATGCCACT ACTGGTTTAGGTTCCGGCGAACGAGCTTACATCGAGGCTCGTGAAAAGCTTGTCCAACCTGCGATCGAACATATGATGGCTGCCCGAGGGCTCAAAACTCCTCCCCGGACACCTGTCATTGGTGTTGCCTTAGCCGGTGGTGGTTACCGTGCAATGCT TACTGGGTTAGGTGGTATCATGAGCATGATGAATGAAAGCACCGAAGCTTCCGAAAGCGAGACCGGTGGTTGGCTTGAGGGCGTAAGCTACTGGTCTGGTCTGAGCGGTGGAAGTTGGGCAACTGGAACTTTCATGTCCAATGGGGGTCAGTTGCCCACCAGTCTTCTTGAAAAT CTCTGGAACATCGATTccaacctcatcttccctgATGATGACAAGGTTTCATTCTATACTGAACTTTACACTGAGACCAATGCCAAATCAGACCTTGGCTTCCCCACTCAAATTACTGATCTTTGGGGTCTTGCCATTGGCTCACACGTTTTGCCCGAGCAATATCAACTCTCCAACAATCCTAACCTTACTTTTTCTAGCCTTCCctctgttgttgctgcctTAGGAAATGCAAGCTTACCCAtgcccatcatcattgcagCTGA ACGAGAGGCTGGGGAGCTTATCATTGCGGAAAACGCAACTGTCTGGGAGTTCACTCCATACGAGTTTGGTTCTTGGGCGTTTGGTAGCCAATACAAGAGCCCCGGTGCTTTCACCCCTATTGAATATCTCGGTACTTCAGTTAACGATGGCTCACCTAACGGCACTTGTTGGAAGGGCTTTGACCAATTGTC CTTTGTTATGGGAACTTCTGCAACGCTTTTCAACGGTGCCTTCCTCGAGCTTAACGGCACGGACAGCGGTCTTCTTACCAGTTTAATCACTGCCTTCCTTGCGGAGTTGGGAGAGGACCAAGTTGATATTTCCCGTATTCCAAATACTTTTTCCAATTACAACTCCGGGGAAAACCCCATTTACAACCTCACTTATATCACCCTTGTCGATGCCGGAGAAACCAACCAGAATGTTCCCCTAGAGCCTTTGCTCGTCCCCGCCCGTGCCGTTGACGCGATTGTGGCATTTGACGCATCCTACGATACTGATTATATTTGGCCAAATGGCACTGCTTTGAGGACGACTTACGAGCGAGCCAGGGTTTTGGCTGAGCACGAGAACACCAGGGTGTTGATGCCTGAGGTCCCTAGCATGAATGGCTTCGTCAACGGTGGTTACAACTCAAGGCCTACTTTCTTTGGTTGTAACGACACCACCACTCCTCTGATTATCTACGTACCCTCTTATCCCTGGAGCTTTGCTGCCAACACTTCTACT TACCAACTTTCGTACGAGACTGATGAAGCCAACCAAATATTGCTCAATGGGATGCGCTCTCTCACTCTCAACCATTCTGTCCCCACCTGGCCCACTTGCTTTGCTTGTGCTCTTACCGACCGTTCCTTCATGTATACCTCCGAGAACCGATCCACCATTTGCCAAGAATGCTTCGACACTTGGTGTTGGGCTGGTGACGACAACACCACCAAGCCTGCGGAATATGAGCCCGTGATCAACAGTGTTCCTCCCTGGTTGATCGCTAACAATCTGAGTTTGGGTGTGGCCGATGCTCCTGCGAGCAATGGGTCTATTCCTGGCACAGCTTCCAGTGGTGCAGCGAAGATAGGTGTGAGCGTGGGTATGGTTGCGCTGGCTGCTGGCTTGGGCTTAATGTTTTAA